A genome region from Campylobacter concisus includes the following:
- a CDS encoding fumarate reductase cytochrome b subunit, giving the protein MTGLIEGFLGKRSDDKKSRTPAAWDRWQSITGFILACFILCHMVFTSTILLGKDAFNAVVGFAEAKFLFGEATWWITNVIAAVIFAIFIAHAFLAMRKFPANYRQYLMFRGHKDRMKHLDTTLWWFQFLTGFALFFAASAHLVDIVFGGHITADKSAAAFHQLEIFYFALLVFMVVHASIGMYRLYVKWISIDGANKHEMFVKRNKAKTIVFAVYGILAIIALIADFVWISH; this is encoded by the coding sequence ATGACCGGGCTTATAGAAGGTTTTTTGGGAAAACGGTCGGACGACAAAAAAAGTCGCACTCCAGCCGCTTGGGATAGATGGCAAAGTATTACAGGGTTTATTTTGGCCTGTTTTATATTGTGCCATATGGTTTTTACTTCTACTATACTACTTGGTAAAGACGCATTTAACGCTGTCGTAGGATTTGCGGAAGCTAAATTTTTATTTGGAGAAGCTACTTGGTGGATTACTAACGTTATTGCCGCGGTAATATTTGCCATTTTTATCGCTCATGCATTTTTAGCTATGAGAAAATTTCCAGCAAACTATAGACAATATCTAATGTTTAGAGGCCACAAAGACCGCATGAAGCACCTTGATACTACGCTTTGGTGGTTTCAGTTTTTAACCGGTTTTGCGCTATTTTTTGCAGCCAGCGCACACTTAGTGGATATAGTCTTTGGAGGACATATTACTGCAGATAAATCAGCGGCTGCATTTCATCAACTAGAAATTTTCTACTTCGCACTACTTGTTTTTATGGTCGTTCACGCTAGTATCGGTATGTACCGCTTGTATGTCAAATGGATAAGCATTGATGGTGCAAATAAGCACGAAATGTTTGTCAAAAGAAATAAGGCAAAAACAATTGTATTTGCCGTTTATGGCATACTTGCTATAATTGCGCTAATCGCCGATTTCGTGTGGATCAGCCATTAA
- a CDS encoding IMPACT family protein has product MQTIDRIFKAQLDIKKSNFLAFLCPISSFKSLHESLKEEHFKAVHVVWATRELNKYGQIVENQSDDGEPKGTSGQPSLNALRGAGLINVGVLIVRYFGGIKLGTGGLVRAYSGAVNDVINEAIKDGGVMKFEIKDEIKFFTPFSLISRFEHYFATKNLSEFEREFNDLGAIWSVNLNDADFAELFKFCKEFEASEFKFLALPLSGKSLFAHQS; this is encoded by the coding sequence TTGCAGACGATTGATAGGATTTTTAAAGCCCAGCTTGATATAAAAAAGTCAAATTTTTTAGCATTTTTGTGCCCGATAAGCTCGTTTAAAAGCTTGCATGAAAGCCTAAAAGAGGAGCATTTTAAGGCTGTTCACGTAGTTTGGGCGACAAGGGAGCTAAATAAATACGGCCAAATCGTTGAAAATCAAAGCGATGATGGCGAGCCAAAGGGCACTAGCGGCCAGCCAAGCCTAAATGCGCTAAGAGGGGCGGGGCTTATAAACGTTGGGGTCTTGATAGTTCGCTACTTTGGTGGGATAAAGCTTGGCACTGGAGGGCTTGTAAGAGCCTACTCTGGGGCTGTAAATGATGTGATAAATGAAGCGATAAAAGATGGTGGCGTGATGAAATTTGAGATAAAAGATGAGATCAAATTTTTTACGCCGTTTTCGCTGATAAGCCGCTTTGAGCACTATTTTGCCACTAAAAATTTAAGCGAGTTTGAAAGAGAATTTAATGACCTTGGAGCGATCTGGAGCGTAAATTTAAATGATGCTGATTTTGCCGAGCTATTTAAATTTTGCAAAGAATTTGAAGCAAGCGAATTTAAATTTTTAGCCCTACCACTTAGTGGCAAGAGTTTATTCGCTCATCAAAGCTAA
- the lgt gene encoding prolipoprotein diacylglyceryl transferase, giving the protein MEIWNDIYNHFNPVAFSVFGFSVHWYGLMYILALVLALAMAKYLVKKDKIPISNQLLDNYFFWVEIGVILGARLGWVLVYSGEVSYYLTQPWQIFNPFHNGEFIGIRGMSYHGAVVGFLLATYLFCKRYKQNLWQLLDLCAVCIPFGYTFGRIGNFLNQELFGRVTDVPWAINVFGQPRHPSQLYEAFLEGLVIFIILFLYRKFKKFNGELIALYAILYTFARFICEFFREPDSGLGFIIFNLSMGQILSLIMCGFGIFIYAMLYKKFSKL; this is encoded by the coding sequence ATGGAAATTTGGAACGACATTTATAACCACTTTAACCCAGTCGCCTTTAGCGTCTTTGGCTTTAGCGTGCACTGGTATGGGCTTATGTATATCTTAGCCCTTGTTTTGGCACTTGCCATGGCAAAGTATCTCGTTAAAAAAGATAAAATCCCAATCTCAAATCAGCTTTTGGATAATTACTTTTTCTGGGTTGAAATAGGCGTTATTTTAGGCGCTAGGCTCGGCTGGGTTTTAGTATATTCAGGCGAAGTAAGCTACTACTTGACACAGCCTTGGCAAATTTTTAATCCATTTCATAACGGCGAATTTATAGGAATTCGTGGCATGAGTTACCACGGAGCAGTAGTTGGCTTTTTGCTTGCGACATATCTATTTTGCAAAAGGTATAAACAAAATTTATGGCAGCTACTTGATCTTTGTGCGGTTTGCATACCTTTTGGCTATACATTTGGCAGGATCGGAAATTTCTTAAATCAAGAGCTTTTTGGACGAGTTACAGATGTGCCTTGGGCGATAAATGTTTTTGGCCAACCAAGACATCCTAGCCAACTTTATGAGGCATTCTTAGAAGGTTTAGTTATTTTTATTATTTTATTTTTATATAGAAAATTTAAGAAATTTAATGGCGAGCTGATCGCGCTTTATGCTATTTTATACACTTTTGCAAGATTTATTTGCGAGTTTTTTAGAGAACCTGACTCAGGGCTTGGATTTATTATTTTTAATCTTTCAATGGGTCAAATTTTATCACTTATCATGTGTGGTTTTGGAATTTTTATTTATGCCATGCTTTATAAAAAATTTTCAAAGCTCTAA
- the galU gene encoding UTP--glucose-1-phosphate uridylyltransferase GalU yields MIQTCLFPAAGYGTRFLPATKSLPKEMLPILTKPLIHYGVDEALEAGMDNMAFVTGRGKRALEDYFDISYELEKEIAGSSKESLLSEIRNLMNSCTFSFTRQNEMKGLGHAIYTGKTLVRDEAFGVILADDLCINENGEGVLSQMVKIYEKYRCSVVAVMEVPKEQTKSYGVVSGRFIEDDLIMVDDMVEKPDPAEAPTNLAIIGRYILTPDIFNILERTKPGKNGEIQITDALKTQAKDGMVLAYKFRGKRFDCGSIDGFVEATNFFYERSK; encoded by the coding sequence ATGATACAAACTTGCCTATTTCCAGCGGCTGGATACGGAACGAGGTTTTTACCAGCTACAAAATCGCTCCCAAAAGAGATGTTGCCAATACTTACAAAACCGCTCATTCATTACGGCGTTGATGAGGCGCTTGAGGCTGGCATGGATAATATGGCCTTTGTCACAGGACGCGGGAAAAGGGCGCTTGAGGACTATTTTGACATTAGCTACGAGCTGGAAAAAGAGATCGCTGGTAGCTCAAAAGAGTCGCTACTTAGCGAGATAAGAAATTTGATGAACTCATGCACATTTTCATTTACTAGACAAAACGAGATGAAAGGGCTTGGACATGCTATTTATACGGGCAAAACGCTAGTTCGTGACGAGGCTTTTGGGGTTATTTTGGCAGATGATCTATGTATAAATGAAAATGGCGAGGGTGTGCTTTCACAGATGGTTAAAATTTATGAAAAGTATCGCTGCAGCGTAGTTGCAGTAATGGAAGTGCCAAAAGAGCAGACTAAGTCTTACGGCGTCGTAAGCGGTAGGTTTATAGAAGATGATCTCATAATGGTTGATGATATGGTTGAAAAGCCTGATCCTGCCGAGGCTCCGACAAATTTAGCGATAATCGGGCGCTACATCCTAACGCCAGATATTTTTAACATCTTAGAGCGAACAAAACCAGGTAAAAACGGTGAAATTCAGATCACAGACGCGCTAAAAACGCAGGCAAAAGATGGCATGGTGCTAGCTTATAAATTTAGGGGTAAGAGGTTTGACTGCGGCAGCATCGATGGCTTTGTCGAGGCTACAAATTTCTTTTACGAGCGCAGTAAATGA
- a CDS encoding glucose-6-phosphate isomerase gives MIETSFKFNFASSEVIDSYAKRINDEYESGEIGYYHLPALGQNLLGEIEEYEKGLAHIKNVVLVGIGGSSLGVKALKSMLEGSKGIKRELLFLDNVDPCSYKSTLSGLNFDETLFVISSKSGNTIETITIFKCLLDDFKPQKLGKNFLIITDPGTNLENFAKENGIKFFNIPKNVGGRFSVLSAIGLVPLGICGYDIKALLDGALACKKQYIEQKDSSIVAKAYHYATSRNASINVIFSYCDRFFEFNDWYVQLWAESLGKKRGYKRVGLTPVGLVGSRDQHSFLQLIMDGIKDKSVTFIKIKDHASDKTIPSFSLKGLEECDFVAGLSLNELINLQCDATAMALVQEGISVDTITLERLDEFHAGWLIFYYELLTSATGIMLGINTYDQPGVEIGKRILKTMLLK, from the coding sequence ATGATAGAGACTTCATTTAAATTTAACTTTGCAAGCAGCGAAGTTATCGACTCCTACGCCAAACGCATAAACGACGAGTACGAAAGCGGCGAGATAGGCTACTATCACCTGCCAGCTCTTGGGCAAAATTTACTAGGAGAGATCGAGGAGTATGAAAAGGGTCTTGCTCATATCAAAAATGTCGTGCTAGTTGGCATCGGCGGCAGTAGCCTTGGCGTAAAGGCGCTAAAATCAATGCTTGAAGGCTCAAAAGGGATAAAAAGAGAGCTTTTGTTTTTAGATAATGTCGATCCTTGCAGCTACAAAAGCACGCTTAGTGGGCTAAATTTTGACGAGACGCTTTTTGTAATAAGCTCAAAATCAGGCAACACGATCGAGACTATCACCATTTTTAAGTGCTTGCTTGATGACTTTAAACCTCAAAAATTAGGCAAAAATTTTCTCATTATAACTGATCCCGGGACAAATTTAGAAAATTTCGCCAAAGAAAATGGCATTAAATTTTTTAACATTCCAAAAAATGTGGGCGGAAGATTTAGCGTGCTAAGTGCGATCGGCCTTGTGCCTCTTGGTATCTGTGGCTATGATATAAAGGCACTTTTGGATGGTGCGCTTGCTTGCAAGAAGCAATACATCGAGCAAAAAGATAGCTCCATAGTCGCTAAAGCTTACCACTACGCCACTAGCAGAAATGCCAGTATAAATGTCATTTTTAGCTACTGCGATAGATTTTTTGAATTTAACGACTGGTACGTGCAGCTTTGGGCGGAGAGCCTTGGTAAAAAAAGAGGCTATAAAAGGGTTGGTCTTACGCCAGTTGGACTTGTCGGTAGCCGTGATCAGCACAGCTTTTTGCAGCTTATCATGGACGGCATAAAAGATAAGAGCGTGACATTTATAAAGATAAAAGATCACGCAAGCGACAAGACTATCCCAAGCTTTAGCCTAAAAGGGCTTGAAGAGTGCGATTTTGTAGCAGGTCTAAGCCTAAATGAGCTTATAAATTTGCAGTGTGACGCAACGGCTATGGCGCTGGTACAAGAGGGTATAAGCGTCGATACGATCACACTTGAGAGGCTTGATGAGTTTCATGCTGGCTGGCTCATTTTCTACTACGAGCTGCTTACCTCAGCCACTGGTATCATGCTAGGCATCAACACCTACGATCAGCCAGGTGTTGAGATAGGAAAACGCATCCTAAAAACCATGCTTTTAAAGTAA